From a region of the Spelaeicoccus albus genome:
- a CDS encoding class I SAM-dependent methyltransferase translates to MGTDHYFSAEPAGRERRRTISTVLGGRTVEVCTANGTFSPDHVDTGTRVLLDTVPAPPPGATLADIGCGWGPIALSAALLEPTATIWAVDVNTRAVQLTVDNAASLSVNVNAGVPEEIPPELTFDLIWSNPPIRIGKAQLHELLLTWLPRLTLGGSAWLVVAKKLGAESLQRWLADSLPGEFAVDKVTIAKGFRVIRATRNG, encoded by the coding sequence ATGGGTACCGACCATTATTTTTCCGCCGAACCGGCAGGTCGGGAGCGTCGTCGCACGATCTCCACGGTTTTGGGCGGGCGCACAGTGGAGGTGTGCACGGCCAACGGAACTTTCAGCCCCGACCACGTCGATACCGGTACCCGGGTACTGCTCGACACGGTGCCGGCGCCGCCGCCCGGAGCCACGCTTGCCGATATCGGTTGCGGATGGGGGCCGATCGCGCTCAGCGCCGCTCTCCTCGAACCGACGGCCACGATCTGGGCCGTCGACGTCAACACCCGCGCCGTGCAACTCACTGTCGATAATGCGGCATCACTCTCCGTCAATGTCAACGCCGGCGTGCCCGAAGAGATTCCGCCGGAGCTCACGTTCGACCTGATCTGGTCGAATCCGCCGATTCGTATCGGCAAGGCCCAACTGCATGAGCTGCTGCTCACGTGGTTGCCGCGGTTGACCCTCGGGGGCAGTGCCTGGCTCGTCGTGGCCAAAAAACTCGGCGCCGAATCGCTGCAGCGCTGGCTTGCCGATTCGCTCCCCGGCGAGTTCGCCGTTGACAAGGTCACGATCGCCAAGGGGTTCCGCGTCATCAGGGCAACTCGGAACGGTTGA
- the lexA gene encoding transcriptional repressor LexA: protein MTSDSSASHRRPGRPSDEEVAADVAAVRAHTEVSDASVHELHTSPNYNRLSARQKLVLETIRHAVSVRGYPPSMREIGAAVGLASLSSVAHQLSQLERLGFLRRDPKRPRAIEVMNEDDFEQQRDPELGPVPALVPVVGRIAAGGPILAEQAVEDVFPLPKQLVGNGELFMLKVVGDSMIEAAICDGDWVVVRQQPSAENGEIVAAMIDGEATVKTLKRDVDHVWLMPHNVAFEPINGDHATILGRVVSVLRSI from the coding sequence ATGACCAGCGACAGTTCCGCTTCGCACCGGCGTCCGGGCCGGCCGAGCGACGAAGAAGTGGCGGCGGATGTGGCGGCCGTACGCGCCCATACCGAGGTCTCCGACGCCAGCGTGCACGAGTTGCACACATCGCCGAACTACAACCGGCTCTCGGCCCGGCAAAAGCTCGTACTGGAAACCATCCGGCATGCCGTGTCGGTGCGCGGCTATCCGCCGAGCATGCGCGAGATCGGCGCGGCCGTGGGGCTCGCCAGCCTGTCCAGCGTGGCGCACCAGCTCAGCCAGCTCGAACGACTCGGCTTCCTCCGGCGCGATCCCAAGCGTCCGCGTGCCATTGAGGTCATGAACGAGGACGATTTCGAGCAGCAGCGCGATCCGGAGCTCGGCCCCGTCCCCGCGCTGGTCCCCGTTGTCGGCCGTATTGCCGCAGGCGGTCCGATCCTCGCCGAGCAAGCCGTGGAGGACGTATTCCCGCTACCCAAACAGCTTGTGGGCAACGGTGAGTTGTTCATGCTGAAGGTCGTCGGCGATTCAATGATCGAGGCCGCCATTTGCGACGGTGACTGGGTAGTTGTTCGCCAGCAGCCCTCGGCGGAAAACGGCGAGATCGTCGCCGCCATGATCGACGGCGAGGCGACCGTCAAGACGTTGAAGCGGGACGTCGATCACGTCTGGCTGATGCCGCACAATGTGGCATTCGAGCCGATCAACGGCGACCACGCCACGATTCTTGGCCGAGTCGTCTCGGTGCTTCGCAGTATCTGA
- a CDS encoding ATP-dependent DNA helicase: protein MKGETSDTSELLATAVKALGGERRDGQVAMAEAVADSLATGTHLLVQAGTGTGKSLAYLVPAISHAVGADEPVMISTATLALQNQIVARDLPRVIDSLKSELPRAAEVALVKGRRNYVCKHKLDGGYPEESGDTLFDFGADAAAGGAGGGAGGTSKLGKEVSRLREWAAATETGDRDEVVPGVSEKAWAQVSVNAFDCLGAAKCPVAEACFSERARAKAADADVVVTNHALLAIDSFGDAQVLPEHGAVVIDEAHELTDRVTSALAGKLTQAMVSSAASSARKHMSVNPASLERAGDDLAAALEGSVAGLLRSGPDEALGLALTTVRDAARSALTASQSESKETADPGRQVARARLQEIFDLAERILSGAEDDVLWIERSTFRDAETVSVQVAPLSVAGRLRSGLFGQRTVIATSATLTLGGSFNPLAGSFGLIGDDAPKWQGLDVGSPFDYPRQGILYTAKHLAPPSRGGAADDMFRELEELIAAAGGGTLGLFSSRRAAEAAAEEMRRRLDFPVMCQGDDITPTLVKRFAASRSACLFGTLSLWQGVDVPGQNCRLVVIDRLPFPRPDDPLSSARSADVAARGGNGFMSVSATHAAIRLAQGAGRLIRTPSDRGVVAVLDSRLATARYGGYLRASLPPLWPTTNGELVRGALRRLDAADTEPAG from the coding sequence GTGAAAGGCGAAACCTCCGATACTTCCGAGCTGCTCGCTACAGCTGTCAAAGCCCTCGGGGGAGAACGTCGGGACGGCCAAGTCGCAATGGCCGAAGCCGTTGCCGATTCGCTGGCAACGGGTACGCATCTGTTGGTGCAGGCCGGTACCGGCACCGGCAAATCGCTTGCCTATCTCGTACCCGCCATCAGCCACGCCGTCGGCGCCGACGAGCCCGTGATGATTTCCACTGCGACGCTCGCCTTGCAAAATCAGATTGTCGCGCGTGATCTTCCGCGCGTCATCGATTCACTGAAGTCAGAGCTGCCGCGCGCGGCCGAAGTCGCGCTGGTCAAGGGCCGGCGCAATTACGTGTGCAAACACAAGCTGGACGGCGGGTATCCGGAAGAGTCCGGCGACACGCTTTTCGACTTTGGCGCCGACGCCGCTGCCGGAGGGGCGGGAGGCGGCGCCGGCGGTACCAGCAAACTTGGCAAGGAAGTGTCCCGGCTTCGCGAATGGGCAGCGGCAACCGAGACCGGCGACCGTGACGAGGTCGTCCCGGGCGTGAGTGAGAAGGCGTGGGCGCAAGTGTCCGTCAACGCTTTTGACTGCCTGGGCGCGGCCAAATGTCCGGTTGCCGAGGCCTGCTTTTCCGAGCGCGCCCGCGCCAAGGCCGCCGACGCCGACGTGGTTGTGACGAACCACGCGTTGTTGGCAATCGATTCTTTCGGCGACGCACAGGTGTTGCCCGAGCACGGGGCAGTCGTGATCGACGAGGCACATGAGCTGACCGATAGGGTTACCTCGGCGCTGGCCGGCAAGTTGACGCAGGCAATGGTGTCGTCCGCGGCGTCCAGTGCGCGCAAGCACATGTCGGTGAACCCGGCATCGCTGGAACGCGCCGGGGACGACTTGGCCGCGGCTTTGGAAGGCTCGGTGGCCGGACTGCTGCGCTCCGGGCCGGACGAAGCCCTCGGCTTGGCGCTGACGACGGTGCGGGACGCCGCCCGGTCGGCGTTGACGGCGTCGCAGTCCGAATCAAAGGAGACTGCCGACCCGGGAAGGCAGGTGGCACGCGCCAGACTGCAGGAGATCTTCGACTTGGCCGAGCGGATCCTGAGCGGGGCCGAGGACGACGTGCTGTGGATCGAACGCTCGACGTTCCGCGATGCCGAGACCGTCTCGGTGCAGGTGGCGCCGTTGTCGGTGGCCGGGCGGCTGCGTTCCGGACTGTTCGGTCAACGGACGGTCATTGCCACATCGGCAACTCTGACGCTCGGCGGATCGTTCAACCCGCTGGCCGGCTCGTTTGGCTTGATCGGGGATGACGCGCCGAAGTGGCAAGGCCTCGACGTCGGTTCGCCGTTCGACTATCCCAGACAAGGGATCCTCTACACTGCCAAACATTTGGCGCCGCCGTCGCGCGGAGGCGCCGCCGACGACATGTTCCGCGAGCTCGAGGAACTCATCGCGGCGGCCGGCGGCGGGACGCTCGGCTTGTTCTCGTCGCGGCGTGCAGCGGAAGCGGCGGCCGAGGAAATGCGACGGCGACTCGATTTCCCGGTGATGTGCCAAGGAGACGATATAACGCCGACGCTCGTCAAACGGTTCGCCGCCAGTCGATCGGCATGCCTGTTCGGAACGCTGTCACTATGGCAGGGCGTCGATGTGCCCGGTCAGAATTGCCGGCTCGTCGTCATCGACCGGCTGCCGTTTCCGCGTCCCGACGACCCGTTGTCATCTGCCAGATCCGCCGATGTGGCGGCACGCGGGGGCAACGGGTTCATGAGCGTGTCGGCCACACATGCGGCCATCCGGCTGGCGCAGGGCGCCGGACGCTTGATCCGCACGCCCTCGGACCGGGGAGTCGTCGCAGTCCTCGATTCACGGTTGGCCACTGCCCGTTACGGCGGGTACCTTCGGGCCTCGTTGCCGCCGCTGTGGCCGACGACGAACGGTGAGCTGGTGCGCGGCGCGCTGCGCCGACTGGACGCGGCGGATACCGAGCCCGCGGGCTGA
- a CDS encoding LysM peptidoglycan-binding domain-containing protein: MSIALQGYGVQGHTLQGRALQGRAGQRRAIRRRGASAGAGRRIRLNRRGRIVVGIGAAIMVGAAALIIGGMLGIVSGAVSEAPAAASSTPAQLDVDHVTVREGQTLWQIASTAAPNADPRETILQIQKLNNLPTSAVRAGQTIAVPRY; the protein is encoded by the coding sequence ATGAGCATCGCACTTCAGGGTTACGGAGTTCAGGGACACACACTCCAGGGCCGCGCACTCCAGGGCCGCGCCGGTCAGCGCCGTGCGATTCGGCGCCGCGGAGCAAGTGCCGGCGCGGGGCGGAGAATCCGACTCAACCGACGCGGCCGGATCGTCGTCGGCATAGGCGCGGCGATCATGGTCGGGGCAGCGGCGCTGATCATCGGTGGCATGCTCGGCATCGTTTCCGGCGCGGTCTCCGAAGCGCCCGCGGCCGCGTCGTCGACACCTGCGCAGCTCGACGTCGATCACGTCACGGTCCGCGAGGGCCAGACACTGTGGCAAATCGCGTCCACGGCAGCGCCGAACGCGGATCCGCGCGAAACGATCCTGCAGATCCAAAAGCTCAACAACCTGCCAACGTCCGCAGTGCGGGCGGGCCAGACGATAGCCGTCCCGCGGTACTGA
- the hflX gene encoding GTPase HflX — translation MTDDVISRILSHAGTAVGDREYGAAGQQDVADRHALRRVEGLSTELEDVTEVEYRQLRLERVVLAGIWLGGSTAEAENSLRELAALAETAGSIVCGGVLQKRMKPDPSTYLGSGKAAELAEIVRDAGADTVVCDVELAPSQRRALEDIVKVKVIDRTALILDIFAQHAKSREGKAQVELAQLDYLLPRLRGWGESMSRQAGGRVAGGAGIGSRGPGETKIELDRRRIRTRMAKLRRQIDAMKPARDTKRSTRRRGAIPSVAIAGYTNAGKSSLLNRLTSAGVLVENALFATLDPTVRGARTEDGRQYTLTDTVGFVRFLPHQLVEAFRSTLEEVGGADVLVHVVDGSHPEPEGQISAVREVLSDVEHASEIPEIVVFNKSDIADPVALERARLREKGSIAVSARTGEGMAELRARIEELLPRPDVDVNVLLPYSRGDLLSRIHDRGTVRELEHTADGTRVHAMVRGDLAAELEQFAID, via the coding sequence ATGACTGATGATGTGATAAGCCGAATCCTTTCGCACGCCGGCACCGCCGTCGGCGACCGCGAATACGGTGCCGCCGGGCAGCAGGACGTTGCCGACCGACACGCCCTTCGCCGCGTCGAGGGGTTGTCCACCGAACTCGAAGACGTCACGGAGGTCGAATACCGGCAACTGCGGCTCGAGCGTGTTGTGCTGGCCGGCATCTGGCTTGGCGGAAGCACCGCCGAAGCCGAAAACTCGCTACGCGAACTGGCGGCGCTTGCCGAGACCGCCGGATCGATCGTATGCGGCGGCGTCCTGCAAAAACGGATGAAGCCGGACCCCAGTACGTACCTAGGCTCGGGCAAGGCAGCCGAACTTGCCGAGATCGTCCGCGATGCCGGAGCCGACACAGTGGTCTGCGACGTCGAGCTCGCCCCGTCCCAACGCCGTGCCCTCGAAGACATCGTCAAGGTCAAGGTGATCGACAGGACGGCGCTCATTCTCGACATCTTTGCCCAGCACGCCAAATCCCGCGAGGGCAAGGCGCAGGTCGAATTGGCGCAGTTGGACTATCTCCTTCCGCGGCTGCGTGGTTGGGGCGAGTCGATGTCTCGGCAAGCAGGCGGCCGAGTCGCCGGGGGCGCCGGCATCGGCTCGCGCGGACCGGGCGAGACGAAAATCGAACTCGACAGACGCCGCATCCGCACCCGGATGGCCAAACTGCGTCGACAGATCGACGCCATGAAGCCGGCGCGCGACACGAAACGCTCCACCCGGCGGCGCGGCGCCATCCCGTCCGTCGCCATTGCCGGTTACACCAACGCCGGCAAGTCGTCGCTGCTGAACAGGCTGACCTCGGCCGGTGTGCTCGTCGAAAACGCACTGTTCGCCACCTTGGATCCGACGGTCCGCGGAGCGCGCACCGAGGACGGCCGCCAGTACACGCTGACCGACACCGTCGGCTTCGTGAGATTCCTTCCGCACCAACTCGTCGAAGCGTTCCGTTCGACGCTCGAAGAGGTCGGCGGCGCAGACGTTCTCGTGCACGTCGTCGACGGCTCGCATCCCGAACCCGAGGGGCAGATTTCGGCGGTGCGCGAAGTACTGTCCGATGTCGAGCACGCATCCGAGATTCCCGAGATCGTCGTGTTCAACAAGTCGGACATCGCCGATCCGGTCGCTCTCGAAAGGGCGCGACTGCGGGAAAAAGGTTCGATAGCGGTGTCGGCGCGAACCGGCGAGGGCATGGCCGAATTGCGGGCGCGGATCGAAGAATTGCTACCGCGCCCGGACGTGGACGTCAACGTGCTGTTGCCGTATTCGCGCGGGGATCTGCTTTCTCGTATTCATGACCGCGGTACGGTACGCGAGCTGGAACATACTGCCGACGGTACCCGGGTGCACGCCATGGTCCGTGGTGATCTGGCGGCCGAACTCGAGCAGTTCGCCATCGACTAG